AACGTCAACGAGTACTCGACCTATGTTGCGGTGGACCGCAGCATTGCCGAAGAAGCCGCACGCAAGCTGGACAACGGCCGCGTGAAAGGCAAGAGCGTCAGGGTGCGCCTGCTGACACCGCAGTCGACCTGACATCCCTCCCATGGCCCTCCGTTTCGGCGCTTGGCAGATGAAATCTGCCGATGTGGCCTAATCGGGGGTCGAACATCCTTTTTATCCGAGCTTTCCATGCCCAAGAAAATCCGTACCGAAGCCGACCGTCTTGCCAGCCCGAAGCCGACTCCCATGCCCGGCTACACCGCGCCTCGCACCGGTGGCGGCCAGAAGATCAGCCTCGAGCGCGGCACCGCCACGCGCAGCAAGAAGAACCCGGGCAAGCGCCCCACCAAGGGCGGCTGATCCAGCCCCGCGGCTCTTTCTTCGGAGCCACGACGAACGCGCCCCCGGGCGCGTTTTGTCATTGGGCCCGCTAAAACCAAGGCGGCCATGTCCGACGACAACCAGATCTTCATCCCGCCCTCGTTCTTCGCGGTCTACAGCGACGCGCGCCAGCGCCTACGCGAGCCGATCGCCGTGGTGCGCGAGCGCTACGAGATCTGCGAAGACCTTGCCAGCCACCTCGTGGGCCATGCGCAGATCCAGCACCACACCGAGGTGCCGGTGGAGAGCGAGATCCTGCGGCGCATCCATGCCGGGCTTGCAACGCCCGAAGCCGGCGTGTCCGTGGCCGAGGCCGGCTGGATCGTGCAGCGGCTGGCCGAACTGCTGGGCTGGCCCGGACCCGAGCCGGCACCGCCGGCCGAAGCGTAGATCCCCGGCGCGTCGCCGTGCGGTCCAAGGCTTATTTGTCGATGATCTTCCGGGCGAAAAGCTCGAGATAGTCCATCAGGCGGTTGGCGCCCGCGATGGCCGCGGCTTCGTCGCCGGTCGCGATGCCCTGGGCGAGTTCGAGGTGCGCATTCGCGCCTTCCACGATCTCGCCTTCGTGCTGGTAGGCGTACCAGAAGCGCCGGCACTGAACGATGAGCGGGGTCACCGCCTTCACCGCCGAATCGTTGTGGCTCGCCTGGTGGTTGACGAAGTCGAGCGCACGGTCGGCCTGCATGTAGTCGTTCAGGTCGCCGCGATGGGCCGCCTTCACCATCAGTTCGGCGCAGCGCACGATCTCCTTGCGCTGCAGCGCGGTGGCACGGCGCGCCGAGCAGGCCGCGATCAGCCGTTCGAGCACGCGCCGGGTCTGGACCACGTCGAGGTGGTCGGCCAGGTCGATGGTCGACACCAGCAGACCGCGGCGCGGCTGCTGCACGATGAGGCCGATCGACACCATGCGCATCAGCGCCTCGCGCACCGGCGTGCGGCCGAGGCCGGTGCGCTCGGCCAGGTCGGCTTCGACGATCTGGCTGCCGGGCTCCAGCTGCAGCGTGGAGAGCAGCGTCTCGATCGCGTCGTAGGCGAGGTCGGCGGCCCGTCGCTTGGGCTGGGGGCGGGGCGCGGTCTTCGGGGGGGGCATTGTTTTCTTTTGCTGCTGCTGCTTCTTCGGCTTCATTGTCGGTCCACATCGTCATCAGGGACCGCGAGGCCGGCCAGCGTGGCAATGCGCGCGGGCGAGAGCGGCGGCCGTGGCGCGGGCGGCGTCCAACCGAACAGGAACTGCGCCGCATCGCCGCAGACGCGGCCCTGGCAGGCGCCCATGCCGCAGCGGCGATGGAGCTTGGCGTCGGTCCAGCCGCTGCAATCGGCGAGCGCCGAGAACGGCACGTCTTCGCAGCGGCAGACGAGGGTGTCCGGCCGTGGCAGCCGACGGATATCAGGGGACAGCGCGAAGCTTCGGTGCAGCTGCGCGGCGAAGGCATTCCAGCGGGTGCGTTCGGCTTCGTGCGGCTTCGCTGAGCGTTCGTTGCCGACGGCCGCATGGCCGGCGATGGTGCCTTGGGCAAGCGCGCGCTCGCTGCCGCCGAAACCCGTGCATTCGCCGGCCGCGTAGATGCCGGGCAGGCTGGTCGTTTGCAGCGCATCGACGGCCAACGCCTGTGCACCGGCATCGGCGGGCGTGAGGGCGCAGCCCAGCATCCGGCCGAGCTGCGTGTTGGGCGTGAGGCCGAAGCCGCAGGCCACGCGATCACATGCGATAGCCACTTCGCGATCGCCTTGAAGAAGCCGGGCCGATTCGACCTGCGTGGCGCCCATCGCCGAGACGACGCGCGACGAAGTGCGGTACTGCGGATCGGCCAGCACCACCGCCTGCGCGGCCTTGCGCGGCCAGCGCAGCAGGCTGGCGGCAAAGCCTGCGACCGCTGCGAACGAAGCCTGCTCGGCGACGCGCACGACCTTGGCGCCCGCCGCGCGCGCCGTGGCCGCAGCGGCGAGCAGCAAAGGCCCGCTGCCCGCAATCACGATGCGTTCGCCTTCGACCGGCAGGCCCGCCTTGATGAGCGCCTGCAATCCGCCCGCGCCCGTCACGCCGGGCAGCGTCCAGCCCGGGAACGGCAGCAGCAGTTCGCGCGCACCGGTGCAGAGGATCAGCTTCGTCCACTGCATGCGCCAGCCGCGTTCGGCATCTTCGAGCAGCAGTTCGTTGCGCAGAGGCGCCGCGACGACGCGCGTGCCGCTGCACACGCGGATGTTGGCGTGGCGCTCGAGCGCATCGCGCCACTTGCGCGCAGCGGGCGGCAAGGCGGCGCCCGGGCCGTCGCGCCAGATCTGCCCGCCGGGCGCGGGGTTGTCCTCGATCACGGCGATCGATGCGCCGCTCGGTGCCGCCGCCACTGCCGCGGCCATGCCGGCGGGGCCTGCGCCGACGATCAGCAGATCGCAATGCTCCAGCGCCAGGGCCGTCATTCCGAGGTCTCCACGCGCATGCCTTCGGCGCAGACCGCCTGGCAGGCGAGCCTCTGCCGGCCGTCGATCAGCACGCGGCATTCCTGGCACACGCCCATGCCGCAGAACGGCGCGCGCGGCTGGCCCGTGACGGAGCTGCGCGCCACGCCCATGCCGCCGGCCACGCGCAATGCGGCGGCGACCGAGCTGCCCGTTTTCACGCGGACGGGTTGCCCGTCGATGTGCAGCAACAGCACAGGAGTGCTCATGCCGTCTCCAGCAAGCCGCGCGGCGCATAGGGCGCCGCGTCGAATCCGGGTGCGGCGCCGGTCATCAGCGCCGCGAGCAGGTGCGCACTGCCCGGCGCTGTGGTCACGCCCAGGCCTTCGTGGCCGACCGCGAGCCAGAGCTTCTGGCGCCACGGGTGCTTGCCCAGCAGCGGCAGCCCGTCGGGCGTGGCGGCGCGCAGGCCGGTCCAGGAGCGTACCGCATTGAGGTCCGCGAGCCCCGGCAGGTAGCCGATCGCGCGCTGCAGCATGCGCGCGAGCATCGGCGCTTCGACCGCCGGATCGGTGGTGTCGAACTGGCGCGAGGAGCCGATCAGCAGTTGGCCCGTGGGCCGCGGCTGCACGTTGAAAGCGACCGAATCGCCGTCGCTGTGGTGCGCGCTGGTCACGTAGCCGAGTTCGACCAGCTGGTGGTGCACAGTGCCCGGATAGCGGTCGGTGATCAGCAGGTGGCCCTTCTTCGGGCGGATCGGGAGTTCGGGGCAGAGCGTCGTGGCTTCGATGCCGTTGGCCAGCACGATCTGCGGGGCGCTGCGCCGGCTGCCGTCGGCGAGCCGCAGCGCGCCGTCGTGTTCGATCGCATCGACCTTCGCATGCTCGACGCGGACCGAAGCGCCGCCCTGCGCGAGCAGCCAGCGCGCCGCGTTCGGCGCATAGAGGATGCCGTCGCCGGGCACTTCGAGCGCGCCCGCGAGGCCCTTGCGCAGCGCGGGCTCGGCGCGTGCGAGCGAAGGCGCATCGAGCAGGCGGCTGTCGATGCCGTGTTCACGCAGCCGCTGCTGCTTGCGCTCGGCCTCGGCCATTTCTTCTTCGTTGGCGGCAATCCAGAGCGTGCCGCAGGCGCTGTACGCGCAGCCCTCGTCCATGTGCGGCGCGAGGACGCGCCATCGCGCGGTCGAATCGCGGCTCAGCGCGAGTTCGGCGGGGTTGTCGTCCATCACCACGAGGTGCCCCATGCCCGCGCCGGTGGCGCCGCCGATGCGCGCATCGAGCACCAGCACGCGGCGGCCGGCCTGCGCCAGCGCGTGCGCGCAGGCGGCCCCGACGATGCCGGCTCCTATGACGATGACATCCGCGTGCACGGCCTACTGCACGTCGCGGAACACCGCGGAGCCCGCTTTGCCGGGCCGCCGGTGTTGCCCTCGGCAGGGGGTTGGCGAAGCGACACGAGGTGCGCGAAGACTGGGGGCGAGCTTCATGTCCGGATGCCCCATCCGAAAGGATCGTTGTCGTCGATCAGCAGCGTGGCTTCGGCGCTGATGTGCGCGCGGCCGCGCAGCGTCGGAATGACCTGGCCGCCATCCAGCGCGTAGCTGGCCTCGAAGCGGCTGCCGATCACGCTGGCCTGCGTCCACACTTCGCCCGGCGCGAGCTTGCCGTCGGCCGCAAGGCAGGCGATCTTGGCGCTGGTGCCGGTGCCGCAGGGCGAGCGGTCGTAGGCGTTGCCGGGGCAGAGCACGAAGTTGCGGCTGTCGGCGCCGTCTTCATCCTCGGCGAAGAGCTCGATGTGGTCGATCTCCGCGCCGCCCGAGCCCGTGATGCCCTGCGCCGCCAGCGCGCGGCGCAATGCCGTGGTGTAGCTGGTCAGCGCGGCGAGGTTGTCGCTCGCCACGCGCTGGCCGTGTTCGCTGACCAGGAAGAACCAGTTGCCGCCCCAGGCCACGTCGCCGCGCACCGTGCCATGGCCGGGCAGCGCCACCGCCACCTGGTGCAGATGCCGGTAGGCCGGCACATTGCGCACGCTGACCGAACCATCGGCATGCAGCGTGGTCGTGACCGTGCCCACGGGCGTTTCGATGCGGTGCTCGCCCACGCCGATGCGCCCCATGTGCGCGAGGCTCGCGACCAGGCCGATGGTTCCGTGGCCGCACATGCCGAGGTAGCCGGTGTTGTTGAAGAAGATCACGCCCGCGGCGGCATCGCTCGACACAGGCTCGCACAGCAGCGCGCCGACCACCACGTCGCTGCCGCGCGGCTCGAGCACGGTGGCCGCGCGCCATTTGTCGTGCCGCTCGGCCAGCAGCGCGCGGCGCTCGGCCATGGGGCCGCCGCCCAGATCGGGAAACCCGCCGATGACCAGGCGCGTGGGCTCGCCGCCCGTGTGCGAATCGATGATCTGGATGCGCTGCATGGGGCGTCGTCCGTTCAGTAGCTGGCGATGGGCACCGGGGCCGCGTTCTTGAAGGTGAAGACGGTGATGGGCGCCTGCTTCATGTTGCCCTTGTCGTCGTAGGCATAGGTGGCGGCCACGCCCTTGTAGGTGTCCTTGTAGAGCTGTGCGCCCACCTTGTCGGGATCGATGGAGTTGGCCTTCTGCATCGACTCGCCGATGAACAGCACCTGGTCGTAGTACGAGGCAGCGTACGCATCCGCGTCGGCGTTGAAGCGCTTCTTGAACTTGGCCTTGAAGGCCGGGCCGCTCTGCGCCTTCTCGAGGATGGAGCCGCCCTGCGCGCAGAACACCAGGTCGTTGACCGCGTCGCCGCCGAGCTTGCCGGTGGCCGGGCTGCAGACGGTGTCGCCGCCCAGCAGCTTGCCGGGCACCGCGAGCTGCTTCATCTGGCGCGCCATGGGTGCGGCCTGCGGCGCGTAGCCGCCGAAGAAGATCGCCTCGGGCGCCTTGGCCTTCATGTTGGTGAGGATGGCGGTGAAGTCCACGGCCTTGTCGGTCGTGAACTCCTGGCCGACGATCGTGAGGCCCTGCTTCTTCGCTTCCTTGGTGAACTCTTCGGCCAGGCCCTGGCCGAAGGCGGTGCGGTCGTCGATCACGCCGACCTTCTTCACCTTCAGCTCCTTGGCCGCGTACACCGCCATGCTGGAGCCGATCTGGTTGTCGCTTGCGATGATGCGGTAGAGATTCTTGTAGCCGCCCTGCGTGACCTTCGGGTTGGTGCCCACGGTGGAGACCATGGTGCCGCCTTCGGCATAGATGCGCGACGCCGGAATCGCCACGCCCGAGCAGTACGGGCCCATGACGTACTTGACGCCGTCGTCCACGAGCTTCTGCGCCACGCTCACGCCGGACTTGGCGTCGCACTGGTCGTCTTCGGACACCAGCTCGAACTTCAGCGTCTTGCCGCCGACCGCGATCTTCTTCGCGTTGAGCTCCTCGATGGCCAGGCGCACGCCGTTTTCATTGTCTTTGCCCGCGAAGGCATTGGGGCCCGAGAGCGGGCCGCTGTGGCCGATCTTGACGACCTGCTCCTGCTGCGCATGCGCCTGGCCTGCGATGGCCAGCGCCACGAGGCCGACGACGCCGAGAAGTGGAACCATGCTTGCTTTTGTCTTCATGCTTCTTCCTAGGTTGGGAACAATGAAAAGAGCGCTGTTATTACATAACCGACTGGTACTGCGCAGGCCGCGTGGCCAGCGCCTTCTTCACGATGGCCTCGATGGCCGCGCGCTCCGCACCGACCAGCGGCAGCCGCGGGCGGCGCATGTGCTCGCTGCCCACGCCCACCAGCACATCGATCAGCTTCAGGTTCTGCACCAGCTTGGTCGACACATCCAGGTGCAGCATCGGCGTCATCCACTGGTACAGCTTCAGCGCCTCGGCGAACTTGCCGGCCTTCATCAGGTCATAGAGCGCCACCGTCTCGCGCGGGAACGCGCAGCCCACGCCGGCCAGCAGGCCGTCGCAGCCCAGCGCCAGGCCTTCGTAGGCCAGGTCGTCCACCCCCAGGAACAGCTGGTAGCGATCGCCCACCGTGTTGCGCAGGTCGGTGATGCGGCGGATGTCGTCCGAGCTCTCCTTGATGGCAGCGATCCACTCGCAGTCCGCCAGCTCCAGCATGTGCTCGGGCTTCAGGTCGACGCGGTAGGCCACCGGATTGTTGTAGACCATGATCGGCTTCTGGGCGGCACTGGCGATGGTGCGCACATTGAGCATGGCTTCGCGCGCATCGGCCACGTAGATCACCGAAGGCATCACCATGAAGCCGGCCACGCCGAGCTTGTTGGCGCCGTCCACATAGCGCAGCGCCTCGCGCGTGCTCGTTTCCGACACATTGGCCAGCACCGGGATGCGGCCGTCGGCGGCTTCGAGCGCGATCTTCGCGACCTGCAACTTCTCTTCGAGCGTGAGCGTGCTGGCTTCGCCCAGCGAGCCGCAGGTCACGAGGCCGTGGATGCCGTTGCGGATCTGGAAGTCGATGTGGCGCGCGGTGCCTTCGGCATCGATGCTCTCGTCGGCGTGGAATTTGGTGGTGATGGCGGGGAAGATGCCTTGCCAGCGGGGTTGGGTCACGTGATCGCTCCTGGAAATGGGGGGAAGGGTCGTACTTTAAATATATTAACGATATATCGTCAAGATATGCGTGGGGCAAGCGCTCTTTCGGAGTGGGGTCTTGTGTGATATCTGGGTCGTCGTGCGCTTTGGCGCTTTGTTCAGGGCGCGCTCCCGCCGACGGGGTACCTTGCTCCGCGAATGTCCTCCGGCCTTCGGCCTCCCCCTTGATTTCGCTGCGCAAGGCACCCCATCGACGGGATCGTTATGCAGAGCGGTCGTTGATCAGCGGTACACCCACAGCGTGTCCAGGTGCACAGGGCATCGGGTGCTGCCCGCAGCGAAATCAAGGAGGAGGCCGCAGGCCGGGGGACATTCGCGGAGGGGAGCACCCGGTGGCCTGTGCACGCGCCCCGAACAGCAGCGCCCTGAACAACAGCGCCGTGCACGACAGCGCCAAGGTCAGGAGCGACCCGTTCAGTCGATCTTCGCCCCCGAAGCCTTCACCACCGCCCCCATCGCATCCCAGTCCGCGCGCAGCAGCTTCTGGAACTCTTCGGCGCTCTGCGTGCGCGGCTCCACGCCCAGGCGCTTGAAGCGCTCCTGGATCACCGGCTCGGCCAGCACCTTGTTGGCCGCGGCGTTGAGGCGCTCGACCTCGGCCTTGGGCGTGCCGGCCGGCGCGAGCAGGCCGATCCACGAATCGAAGGCGTAGCCCGGCAGGCCGCTTTCGGCGACCGTCGGCAGCTTTGGCAGGAACGGGCTGCGCGCCTGGCCGGTGGAAGCGAGCAGCTTCAGGCGCGCATCGTCCTGGAAGCCCATCACGCCGATGCTCGACGAAATGACCGCCTGCACGCGGCCCGCCAGCACCTCGTTGACTGCCTCGCCCGTGGACTTGGTCGGGATGTGCGTCATCTGCAGCCCGGCCTTGGCGAGGAACGACGCCATCGCCAGGTGCGTGGCGCTGCCGTTGCCGGCCGAGGCGTAGTTGTACTTGCCCGGGTTGGCCCTGACCTCCTTGATGAAATCGGCCGTGTTCGACACGTTGAGCCCGCTCGCCACCGCCAGCACATAGCCCGCGTTGCCGATGTTGGCTACGCCCACGAAATCCTTCAGCGGGTCGTACGAGAGCTTGCTGTACAGGAAACCCGCGATGTTGTGGCTCGCGGCCGCGAGCACCAGCGTGTTGCCGTCCGCCGGCGCCTTGGCCACGGCAGCCGCGCCCACCGTGCCGCCCGCACCCGCGCGGTTCTCGACGATCGCGCTGGCATTGAGCGCCGCGCCCAGCTCGGCGTTGAAGGCGCGCGCCACCGTGTCCTGCACCGCGCCGGTGCCGAAGGGCACGACGATGTGGATCACGCGCTGCTGCTGCGCGTGCGCGAACGTGAAGGCGCCGAGTGCCGCGGCGGCTGCAAGGACAGCCAGCGAACGCCGGGTGAACAGGGTGGAGGTCATCGGGTTGGCCGCTTTCATCATCGTTGGCAGGAAAAAGGGTTCAGCCGCCCGAAGGCAGCCAGCGCTGCACCAGCTTCACGAAGTAGCTGGCGCCGATCGGAATGATCTCGTCGTTGAAATCGAACGAGGTGTTGTGAATGATGCAAGGGCCGGGCCCGTGGCCGCCCTGCCGGTGGTCGCCGTCGCCATTGCCGAGGAACGCATAGCAGCCGGGCCGCGCGAGCAGCATGTGCGCGAAGTCCTCGGCGCCCATCACGGCGGGGAAGTTGTCGGTGACCATGCCGTCGCCCACCACCTCGCGCATCACGCTGGCGGCAAAGCGCGCCTCGGCCGGATGGTTGACCACCGGCGGCGAGGAGCGGTTGAAGAAAACCTCGGCCGTGCAGCCATGCGCCGCGGCCACGCCGGCCGCCACCTCGCGCAGCCGCGCCTCGATCTTGTCGATGGCTTCGATGGAGAAAGTGCGGATCGTGCCGCCGACCGTGGCCACGTCGGGAATCACATTGGGTGCATCCGAGCCCTGCAGCTGGGTGACCGCGAGCAGGGCGCGCTCGGTGCTCGGGATGGTGCGCGGCACGATGGTCTGAAGCTGCTGCGCGAGCGTGACCACCGCGGCCACCGGGTCGATGCCGGTGTGCGGCATCGAGGCGTGCGTGCCGCGCCCGTGCATGGTGATCTTGTAGGTGTTGCTCGAGGCCATCAGCGCGCCCTCGTTGAGCGCGAAGCGGCCCACGTCGCCGACCGGGAAGTTGTGCAGTGCAAAGACCGCGTCGCACGGGAAGCGGTCGAACAGGCCGTCCTGGATCATCTTCTTCGCGCCGGCCTTGCCCATCTCCTCGGCGGGCTGGAAGATGAAATGCACGGTGCCGTCGAAGTCATGGGGCCCCTGCTGCGACAGGTGCCACGCGGCGGCCAGCAGCATGGTGGTGTGGCCGTCGTGGCCGCAGGCGTGCATGCGGCCCGCATGGGTGGACTTGTGGGCGAACTCGTTGGCCTCGTGCAGCGGCAGCGCGTCCATGTCGGCGCGCAGGCCGATGGTGCGCGTGCCGGTGCCCTTGCGCAGCACGCCGACCAGGCCGGTGCCGGCGATGCCGCGGTGCACCTCGATGCCCCATTCGGCGAGCAGGCCCGCGACCTTTTCGGAAGTGCGGTGCTCCTCGAAGCCGAGTTCGGGATGGGCGTGGATGTCGCGCCGGATATCGACGAAGCGCGAGGCGTTGTTGGCAAAGGAGTCGACGATGTTCATGGTGGCAAGGGTTGCAAAGGTCGTGGGGGCGAACGATTCTGGCGCAAGGCGGCGCCACGCGCAGCGGCAAAGGGGCGAAAAGGCGATCGCTCAGAGGCCGGCCAGCACCTGGTCGAGCGTCTCGACCAGCAGGTCGGCATTGGCTTCGGAAAACACCAGCGGCGGGCGGATCTTGAGCGTGTTGCCGTGTTCGCCGGTGGCGCTCAGCAGCACCTGCCGCTCGCGCAGGCCGTTGACGATGCGCGCGGTTTCTGCGGTGGCCGGCGTGCGGGCGCGGCGGTCCGTGACGAGCTCCACGCCCACGAACAGGCCCGCGCCGCGCACGTCGCCGATCAGCGCGTGGCGCTCGGCGAGCTTCGCGATGCCGGCGCGCAGATGGCGGCCGACGCGCTGCGCATTGGCCATCAGGTCTTCGCGCTCGATCACGTCGAGCACCGCCATGCCGGCGGCCATCGAGACCGGGTTGCCGCCGAAGGTGTTGAAGTAGCGGCACTCGCGGCCGAAGGCGGCCAGCACCTCGGGGCGCACCGCGAGGCCGGCCAGCGGATGGCCGGCGCCGAGCGGCTTGCCCATGGTGACGATGTC
This genomic window from Variovorax paradoxus contains:
- a CDS encoding GntR family transcriptional regulator, which encodes MPPPKTAPRPQPKRRAADLAYDAIETLLSTLQLEPGSQIVEADLAERTGLGRTPVREALMRMVSIGLIVQQPRRGLLVSTIDLADHLDVVQTRRVLERLIAACSARRATALQRKEIVRCAELMVKAAHRGDLNDYMQADRALDFVNHQASHNDSAVKAVTPLIVQCRRFWYAYQHEGEIVEGANAHLELAQGIATGDEAAAIAGANRLMDYLELFARKIIDK
- a CDS encoding NAD(P)/FAD-dependent oxidoreductase, whose product is MTALALEHCDLLIVGAGPAGMAAAVAAAPSGASIAVIEDNPAPGGQIWRDGPGAALPPAARKWRDALERHANIRVCSGTRVVAAPLRNELLLEDAERGWRMQWTKLILCTGARELLLPFPGWTLPGVTGAGGLQALIKAGLPVEGERIVIAGSGPLLLAAAATARAAGAKVVRVAEQASFAAVAGFAASLLRWPRKAAQAVVLADPQYRTSSRVVSAMGATQVESARLLQGDREVAIACDRVACGFGLTPNTQLGRMLGCALTPADAGAQALAVDALQTTSLPGIYAAGECTGFGGSERALAQGTIAGHAAVGNERSAKPHEAERTRWNAFAAQLHRSFALSPDIRRLPRPDTLVCRCEDVPFSALADCSGWTDAKLHRRCGMGACQGRVCGDAAQFLFGWTPPAPRPPLSPARIATLAGLAVPDDDVDRQ
- a CDS encoding (2Fe-2S)-binding protein, which produces MSTPVLLLHIDGQPVRVKTGSSVAAALRVAGGMGVARSSVTGQPRAPFCGMGVCQECRVLIDGRQRLACQAVCAEGMRVETSE
- a CDS encoding NAD(P)/FAD-dependent oxidoreductase, with amino-acid sequence MHADVIVIGAGIVGAACAHALAQAGRRVLVLDARIGGATGAGMGHLVVMDDNPAELALSRDSTARWRVLAPHMDEGCAYSACGTLWIAANEEEMAEAERKQQRLREHGIDSRLLDAPSLARAEPALRKGLAGALEVPGDGILYAPNAARWLLAQGGASVRVEHAKVDAIEHDGALRLADGSRRSAPQIVLANGIEATTLCPELPIRPKKGHLLITDRYPGTVHHQLVELGYVTSAHHSDGDSVAFNVQPRPTGQLLIGSSRQFDTTDPAVEAPMLARMLQRAIGYLPGLADLNAVRSWTGLRAATPDGLPLLGKHPWRQKLWLAVGHEGLGVTTAPGSAHLLAALMTGAAPGFDAAPYAPRGLLETA
- a CDS encoding 4-hydroxyproline epimerase, with amino-acid sequence MQRIQIIDSHTGGEPTRLVIGGFPDLGGGPMAERRALLAERHDKWRAATVLEPRGSDVVVGALLCEPVSSDAAAGVIFFNNTGYLGMCGHGTIGLVASLAHMGRIGVGEHRIETPVGTVTTTLHADGSVSVRNVPAYRHLHQVAVALPGHGTVRGDVAWGGNWFFLVSEHGQRVASDNLAALTSYTTALRRALAAQGITGSGGAEIDHIELFAEDEDGADSRNFVLCPGNAYDRSPCGTGTSAKIACLAADGKLAPGEVWTQASVIGSRFEASYALDGGQVIPTLRGRAHISAEATLLIDDNDPFGWGIRT
- a CDS encoding branched-chain amino acid ABC transporter substrate-binding protein, with translation MKTKASMVPLLGVVGLVALAIAGQAHAQQEQVVKIGHSGPLSGPNAFAGKDNENGVRLAIEELNAKKIAVGGKTLKFELVSEDDQCDAKSGVSVAQKLVDDGVKYVMGPYCSGVAIPASRIYAEGGTMVSTVGTNPKVTQGGYKNLYRIIASDNQIGSSMAVYAAKELKVKKVGVIDDRTAFGQGLAEEFTKEAKKQGLTIVGQEFTTDKAVDFTAILTNMKAKAPEAIFFGGYAPQAAPMARQMKQLAVPGKLLGGDTVCSPATGKLGGDAVNDLVFCAQGGSILEKAQSGPAFKAKFKKRFNADADAYAASYYDQVLFIGESMQKANSIDPDKVGAQLYKDTYKGVAATYAYDDKGNMKQAPITVFTFKNAAPVPIASY
- a CDS encoding dihydrodipicolinate synthase family protein, which encodes MTQPRWQGIFPAITTKFHADESIDAEGTARHIDFQIRNGIHGLVTCGSLGEASTLTLEEKLQVAKIALEAADGRIPVLANVSETSTREALRYVDGANKLGVAGFMVMPSVIYVADAREAMLNVRTIASAAQKPIMVYNNPVAYRVDLKPEHMLELADCEWIAAIKESSDDIRRITDLRNTVGDRYQLFLGVDDLAYEGLALGCDGLLAGVGCAFPRETVALYDLMKAGKFAEALKLYQWMTPMLHLDVSTKLVQNLKLIDVLVGVGSEHMRRPRLPLVGAERAAIEAIVKKALATRPAQYQSVM
- a CDS encoding tripartite tricarboxylate transporter substrate-binding protein: MKAANPMTSTLFTRRSLAVLAAAAALGAFTFAHAQQQRVIHIVVPFGTGAVQDTVARAFNAELGAALNASAIVENRAGAGGTVGAAAVAKAPADGNTLVLAAASHNIAGFLYSKLSYDPLKDFVGVANIGNAGYVLAVASGLNVSNTADFIKEVRANPGKYNYASAGNGSATHLAMASFLAKAGLQMTHIPTKSTGEAVNEVLAGRVQAVISSSIGVMGFQDDARLKLLASTGQARSPFLPKLPTVAESGLPGYAFDSWIGLLAPAGTPKAEVERLNAAANKVLAEPVIQERFKRLGVEPRTQSAEEFQKLLRADWDAMGAVVKASGAKID
- a CDS encoding M20 aminoacylase family protein gives rise to the protein MNIVDSFANNASRFVDIRRDIHAHPELGFEEHRTSEKVAGLLAEWGIEVHRGIAGTGLVGVLRKGTGTRTIGLRADMDALPLHEANEFAHKSTHAGRMHACGHDGHTTMLLAAAWHLSQQGPHDFDGTVHFIFQPAEEMGKAGAKKMIQDGLFDRFPCDAVFALHNFPVGDVGRFALNEGALMASSNTYKITMHGRGTHASMPHTGIDPVAAVVTLAQQLQTIVPRTIPSTERALLAVTQLQGSDAPNVIPDVATVGGTIRTFSIEAIDKIEARLREVAAGVAAAHGCTAEVFFNRSSPPVVNHPAEARFAASVMREVVGDGMVTDNFPAVMGAEDFAHMLLARPGCYAFLGNGDGDHRQGGHGPGPCIIHNTSFDFNDEIIPIGASYFVKLVQRWLPSGG